The nucleotide sequence CCCCATTTCGTGCACACCTATTATCCCCATTATCCCTACTGCATACAAGCCGATCATGAGCAGGAGGCTACCTGGGTAGCCTGAGGCTTTGAAGAAGCCGTCAGCTGTTACGGTGCCTAGCGTTGCTAAGAGCAGTATAAGATTTAACCTTGGACCCCTCGGCTTTATCGAAGGTCTTCTGAAGGCTATTAGGGTTAGATAGTCTCCGCTTCTTCTTAAAACTGCGAGGTAGCCTATCGGCTTAATCTCCCTAAGTAGCTTGAGGAAAGCCTCTTTGTTCCCCTTATCCTCCTCTACTTCGAATTCAACCGCGCCTTGCTCTCTAAGATAGTAGTTTCTGGTGCGGAATAGGGATCTGATCTTCCCCGCTACTAGCCTCTGCTCATCGTAGATGCTGCTTGACTGATCTTCGCCCAACTTCTGGGTATAGATTCGTTGATGGTGCTGTTAAATATTGTGGTTGCAGAGATGGGTTTATGTGTATGTTGATTGTAGGGTTTTATCTGCGATGCAGCCTATGCTTGCTCGTTGGGTAGGCGAGTATCTGATTAGACCTTGTAGTGAAGATGATATTCCTAGCGTGATATCTATAAACCTCGTCTCTTTACCTGAGCATTATGCCGATTACTTTTTTGAGGAGCTAAGGAGAGAGTCACCTGAAACATTTCTGGTAGCAGAGAAGAATGGGCACGTAGTCGGCTACGTAATGTGTAGGATCGAATACGGCTTCTCTAACCTAAAGAGGTTCAATCTGGTGAAGAAGGGGCATATAGTGTCAATAGCGGTCTTAGAGCCGCATAGAGGAAAGGGTATCGGGACCGCTTTGCTACAGGAAGCGATAAAGGCGATGGCGAAGAAGAAGTGCTCAGAAGCCTATCTTGAGGTGAGAATATCAAACGAGAGGGCTATCTCGCTTTATAAACGCCTAGGCTTCACAATAACCTCTAAGATCGAGTTCTACTACAGGGATGGAGAAGCAGCCTACGTCATGACCCTACCCTTAGATAAAGAAAGCATAGGAGAGTAAGTTGGAGGCAACCCTTTTAGAGTTCGCTGAAGTCTGCGAGAAGGTTAGAGCCACGTCTAGCAAGAAGCAGAAGATTAGCATAGTAGCCAACTACCTACGTGGACTTAGCAGAGTGGACCTACCCTTAGCCTGCAGACTTCTAACTAGCAGGGTCTTCCCACCTTGGGATGCTAGAGCCGTAAACATAAGCTACTCAACAATCTTAGATGTTCTGAAAGAGATTACGGGTGTTGATGAAAATAGGTTGAAAGCAACCTACCTCAAGTACGGCGACCTAGGCTCAGCGGCTGAAGAGCTGATGCAATATAAGAAGGTAACTACGCTTCTGCAAACCCCACTTACGCTCCAAAATGTGTATAGCGCATTGGATAGTGCTGCATCAAAGAAGGGTGAGGGTGCGGCTGAGCATAGAGAGAGGGTCTTAAAAGGTCTTCTTGCCCTCTGCAGCCCTCTGGAGGCGAAGTATCTGGTCAAGGTGTTGTGTGGTGAGATGAGGATTGGTTTAGATGAGGGGTTGCTTGAGGAGGCGCTTGCTGCAGCCTATGGGCGCAGCCTAAAGAAGGTTAGAGAAGCTGGGTTGGTCGTTGCTGATATCGGTGAGAACGCCTTAATTGCGTTAGACGGAGCCTTTGACTCGCTCAAACTTAAACTCTTCCACCCGACCAACTTTATGCTTGCTGAGGAGATGAGCTTTCCGCAAGAAGTTGCCGAATATTTTCGTTGCGAGCTTTATGCTGAGTATAAGTATGATGGTGTTAGGGCTCAGATACATAGCAGCGAAAGAGAAGTTCGCATCTTTTCACGCCGCCTCGAAGACATCACAAGCAGCTTCCCAGAACTTTTCATACCTGTTGGTAGAGAGGTTATATTGGATGGCGAGATAGTCCCCTATAAGGATGGGCTGCTGCCTTTCCAGAAGCTGCAGCAGAGGCTACACCGCAAAACGATTACACAAGACGTGTTAAACGAGACACCAGTCGTATACTTTGCCTTCGACATACTTTACTACAGTGGCGAGACGTGCATCAACAAACCTCTAAGGGAGAGGAGAGCCATACTTGAAGCGCTCGATCTGAAGCCACCCTTCTACTACGCTAACCAGACGAGGGTTAGAACTGAGGCTGAGATAAAGGAGGCTTTCGAGTCAAGCCTTAAGCTCGGTTATGAGGGGCTGATGATCAAGCGTCCAGACTCAGAATACACGCCGGGGAAGAGGGGGAAGAAGTGGGTTAAACTCAAGAGGGAGCTCGCTACGCTCGATGTGGTTATCGTTGCTGCTGAGTACGGGCACGGTAAGAGGGCTGGTGTGCTTTCAGACTACACCTTTGCGGTCAAGTCCAAGGATGGGCTTAAGGTTATAGGTAAGGCTTACAGCGGCTTAACAGACGAAGAGATATTGGATATTACCGAGAGGCTGAACAAACTCACAGTCAAGGATCTGGGGCACATGAAGATTGTAGAGCCGAAGATCGTCTTAGAGGTTGCTTTCAACAACATACAGCGAAGCAGCAGACACAACAGCGGCTACGCGCTGCGATTCCCGAGAATCAAGAGGATAAGGTGGGATAAGAATGTCGAAGAGATCGATACGCTAGATAGAGTTAAGGAAATCTACGAGCGGCAAACACGAAAAATAACGGTCTGATGGTTGGTGAGAGGAAAATATATATAGTGAGTGCCTTAGTGCATCTATTTGATCGCGGTTGGATAAGGATAAGTTGATCGGAGTTTTACTAGTTATAGCTGGGATCGTGGGTATAGTGATCTACGGGCTCTTGCTTTGGAACTACACTGTAATAGTCTTAGCTATAACAGCTTTCGTAGGCGTAGCAGCCATATTAGGTATAGTAGCTTGGATAGGTTGGACGATGGCTACAACCCCTCCTCCACCACCAATTGAAGCTGAAGCTTCCAGCGAAGAAAAGCCTTCAGAGGAGAGTAAAGCGGGCGAAGCTAAAAGCAGCTAATATACTCTGAGATCTAACACGACTTGAGCCAACCTAGGGCCTACATCCCTTACCACACCAGCATACTCCACGTCGAACCTAAACTCTGCTTTACCTCTAACGTGCTCAACCGCCTTCTGCAGAGGGTCTTCACCTTTCTCGTAGAAGACGTGCTCATAATAATGTATGGTGCCACTACCCTCCTTTAGTGCTTGGTAGGCTTCGGGTAGGTAGGTTAGAGCTTTTTCCGGTAGGGGCATAATCACTCTATTGGCGATCCGCTGCAGCCTATTCTTGATTATTTCAGCTGCGTCGCCTAGCAGTGGGATAACTTTATGCTCAACTTTATTCAACTTTATGTTTTCTTGCATATATCGGTAGGCTTCGGGGTTGTTATCTATGGAGTAGACCTTGACATCCTTAACCTTCTTCGCTATAAGAATCGAATATGGGCCTACACCAGCAAACATGTTTACGACGACTTCACCTTCTTTAACCAGCTTGGCTACCCTAAGCCTTTCGGCAGACAATCTAGGCGTAAAGTAGGCTGTGCTCAGATTCACTTTGTAGAGGCAGCCGTGCTCTTTGTGTATAGTTTCGAACCTAGGTTCACCAGCGACGACCTCAAGCCCCCTAAGCCTATATTCACCTTCTACTGGTGTAGTTTGGAGAAGGACGGTGCGCAGATTCTTTAACGAAGACAGCAGAGCCTCAGCAATCATATGCTTCTTAGGTAGAAGGGCTTCCGGCACTTTGATAACCGCTATATCTCCTACCACATCAAAGCCTGCGTAAAGCGCCTTCAGCTCGCTCGGTGTAAGCTTATCCTTCAGCGCCTCTTTTAAGAGCCTACCCAAGCTACTCAGCAGCACCTCTACTCACATAGTAGTAGGAGCCCAGAGACTTCTGAAGCCTATCGAGCTTACTCCCCGGCTTATTTACCCTAGGTCTTCCAGACTCCACATCTCTACGATAGGTTATGCCGAGGCTCTTAAGGAAGAGGTTCATACCATCCTCCTTCGAGAGAGCGGGTGAAACCCTACCCTCTACACCGGGGTTTCCTGTAAATATGAGAAGCCTATCTGATACGATATCTATGAGCTGGATATCGTGGTCTACTATGAGTGCTGATTTACCCTCTGCTTTAACGAATCTGTTTATCGCCTTGGCTAAAACGAATCTATCCTCTACATCTATGAAAGCTGAGGGCTCGTCGAGTGCATAGATATCGGCATCCTGTAAGAGGCAGGCTGCTATCGCTACTTTCTGCAGCTCCCCACCGCTGAGATCTCTAACCTGTTTATCGAGCAGCTTATGTATGCCGAGCGGGGTTATTATCTGGCTCTGATATAGCCCAGATTTCATCTTCTCGTTTGAAACCTTATCTAACAGCGTCTTCACATCACCATCTACATCGGAGTTCAGATACTGAGGTTTGTATGAAATCTTCGCCGCTATCATAAGGCTGCCTTCATCAGGCTGCTCTACACCAGCCATCATCTTAAGGAAGGTCGATTTACCTAAGGCGTTAGCACCCAGTATTCCGATGACTTCGCCCTTCTTGATTTCACCCTTATCTACTGTAAGTGTGAAGCCGGGGTACTTCTTCACCATCTTCGTGTAGCTCGCTATAGGGTACTGCGCACCAACTTCATCTATAGGTGCTGTTACATCGAATCTGATCGGTCGGTCTCTAAATCTAATATTCTCTTCAGGTATGTAGCCATCCAACATTATATTGATGCCTGTTCTCGATGACTGAACTTTAGATACAATACCATAAACCCCTGGCTCACCGTAGAGGATGTGTATGTAGTCGCTTAGGTAGTCTAGTATGGTGAGGTCGTGCTCAGCCACTACAACCGCCCTCCCCTCTGAGGCGAGGCTTCTAATCACCTCTGCTACAGCCATCCGCTGGTAGACATCATTGTATGAAGAAGGCTCATCGAAGAAGTAGACCTCCGCATCTTTAGATGCTGCTACAGCGACAGCAAGCCTCTGGCACTCTCCCCCGCTCAACTCAGAGATAGATTTGTCTAATGCATCCTTTAGGTTAAGTGACTCAACGAGTGTATCAGCGACACCTCTCTCATTATACGCTTTAATGAGCTCTCTGCCAGTCCCCTTCCACAGCTTCGAGAGCAGATATACGGCTTGAGGCTTAACAGAGACCCTTAAGCTCTTAGAGGCGATCTTTTCGAAGTACTCCTTCAGCTCCGTGCCCTTGAATGCTTCGATGATCTTATCCCAGTCTGGTGGTGAGTCGTAGAACCCTAGGTTTGGTTTTAGTGTGCCTGAAAGTATCTTTATGGTTGTGCTCTTCCCCACACCGTTTTTACCCACCAGCCCCACTACAGCACCCTTCCTTGGTGTTGGTAGCCTAAATAGCCGATAACCATTAACACCAAACTGGTGAATCTTCTGCTGCTTCTTCAGCTGCTCGGCGAGGTTCACTATCGTTATAGCTTTAAAGGGGCACTTCTTAACACATATCCCGCACCCTGTGCAGAGCTCCTCGCTTATGACAGCCTTACCCTTATCATCCAAGACTATACATTTAGCTCCGCCTTTGTTGACTGGGCAGAACTTTATACACACAAGCCCACACTTCTTGGAGTAGCAGTTGTCAAGGTCAACTGCAGCAACCCTATGAACCATCGAGAGACACCTTGAGATTGGCTAGATACGAGGTATCTGGCTATACCATACCCTCTCTATGTAAATGTATCGCGCTTAGATTCTTCGTGCAGATAGCGCTCTTTAAACTTTTTCATAAGTTCAAAGATCTCTTCGTTAGAGCGGTTCAACGCCTTAGCAACCTCTTCTGCAGTCTTTTGCGGATCCCTACTCTCTAAGACCCCCATGATCAAGTTATCTATGATTGTAAGCCCTCTCTTACTTAGAATGTTCTGTTTTAGGTTATGTAGCTCGATCAACCTCTTGTAGAGGCGATGCTCCCTATTCTTCAGATCCCTCAGCCGCCGCTTGAGCAGATAGATTTCATCGTCCACTTCACGGAGCGCCTCCGCAAAATTCTTCGCCTCAAACTCGAAGCCCAACTCATCACTATGAGAAATCTTAGCCACATAGATTGACATAGAGTCTAGGCTCCTATCTGAATACACGTAGGCGTCAACAAACTTAGTTAAACAGATCATCTGCTTACCAAACC is from Nitrososphaerota archaeon and encodes:
- the rimI gene encoding ribosomal protein S18-alanine N-acetyltransferase: MQPMLARWVGEYLIRPCSEDDIPSVISINLVSLPEHYADYFFEELRRESPETFLVAEKNGHVVGYVMCRIEYGFSNLKRFNLVKKGHIVSIAVLEPHRGKGIGTALLQEAIKAMAKKKCSEAYLEVRISNERAISLYKRLGFTITSKIEFYYRDGEAAYVMTLPLDKESIGE
- a CDS encoding ATP-dependent DNA ligase, with the translated sequence MEATLLEFAEVCEKVRATSSKKQKISIVANYLRGLSRVDLPLACRLLTSRVFPPWDARAVNISYSTILDVLKEITGVDENRLKATYLKYGDLGSAAEELMQYKKVTTLLQTPLTLQNVYSALDSAASKKGEGAAEHRERVLKGLLALCSPLEAKYLVKVLCGEMRIGLDEGLLEEALAAAYGRSLKKVREAGLVVADIGENALIALDGAFDSLKLKLFHPTNFMLAEEMSFPQEVAEYFRCELYAEYKYDGVRAQIHSSEREVRIFSRRLEDITSSFPELFIPVGREVILDGEIVPYKDGLLPFQKLQQRLHRKTITQDVLNETPVVYFAFDILYYSGETCINKPLRERRAILEALDLKPPFYYANQTRVRTEAEIKEAFESSLKLGYEGLMIKRPDSEYTPGKRGKKWVKLKRELATLDVVIVAAEYGHGKRAGVLSDYTFAVKSKDGLKVIGKAYSGLTDEEILDITERLNKLTVKDLGHMKIVEPKIVLEVAFNNIQRSSRHNSGYALRFPRIKRIRWDKNVEEIDTLDRVKEIYERQTRKITV
- a CDS encoding transcriptional regulator; translated protein: MDKDKLIGVLLVIAGIVGIVIYGLLLWNYTVIVLAITAFVGVAAILGIVAWIGWTMATTPPPPPIEAEASSEEKPSEESKAGEAKSS
- a CDS encoding class I SAM-dependent methyltransferase family protein → MGRLLKEALKDKLTPSELKALYAGFDVVGDIAVIKVPEALLPKKHMIAEALLSSLKNLRTVLLQTTPVEGEYRLRGLEVVAGEPRFETIHKEHGCLYKVNLSTAYFTPRLSAERLRVAKLVKEGEVVVNMFAGVGPYSILIAKKVKDVKVYSIDNNPEAYRYMQENIKLNKVEHKVIPLLGDAAEIIKNRLQRIANRVIMPLPEKALTYLPEAYQALKEGSGTIHYYEHVFYEKGEDPLQKAVEHVRGKAEFRFDVEYAGVVRDVGPRLAQVVLDLRVY
- a CDS encoding ribosome biogenesis/translation initiation ATPase RLI, which encodes MVHRVAAVDLDNCYSKKCGLVCIKFCPVNKGGAKCIVLDDKGKAVISEELCTGCGICVKKCPFKAITIVNLAEQLKKQQKIHQFGVNGYRLFRLPTPRKGAVVGLVGKNGVGKSTTIKILSGTLKPNLGFYDSPPDWDKIIEAFKGTELKEYFEKIASKSLRVSVKPQAVYLLSKLWKGTGRELIKAYNERGVADTLVESLNLKDALDKSISELSGGECQRLAVAVAASKDAEVYFFDEPSSYNDVYQRMAVAEVIRSLASEGRAVVVAEHDLTILDYLSDYIHILYGEPGVYGIVSKVQSSRTGINIMLDGYIPEENIRFRDRPIRFDVTAPIDEVGAQYPIASYTKMVKKYPGFTLTVDKGEIKKGEVIGILGANALGKSTFLKMMAGVEQPDEGSLMIAAKISYKPQYLNSDVDGDVKTLLDKVSNEKMKSGLYQSQIITPLGIHKLLDKQVRDLSGGELQKVAIAACLLQDADIYALDEPSAFIDVEDRFVLAKAINRFVKAEGKSALIVDHDIQLIDIVSDRLLIFTGNPGVEGRVSPALSKEDGMNLFLKSLGITYRRDVESGRPRVNKPGSKLDRLQKSLGSYYYVSRGAAE
- a CDS encoding helix-turn-helix domain-containing protein; translated protein: MSSVVKVACSPTRLKILNLLASRPHTMQELASLLDVTPQAVMKHLKVLERYGLVKSVELEGFGKQMICLTKFVDAYVYSDRSLDSMSIYVAKISHSDELGFEFEAKNFAEALREVDDEIYLLKRRLRDLKNREHRLYKRLIELHNLKQNILSKRGLTIIDNLIMGVLESRDPQKTAEEVAKALNRSNEEIFELMKKFKERYLHEESKRDTFT